Proteins encoded by one window of Agelaius phoeniceus isolate bAgePho1 chromosome 5, bAgePho1.hap1, whole genome shotgun sequence:
- the DNAL4 gene encoding dynein axonemal light chain 4: protein MEEAEEEKKDEADYKRLHSFPLIRHSDMPEEMRVETMELCVTACEKHATNNESAAKMIKETMDKKFGSSWHVVIGEGFGFEITHEVKNLLYMFFGGSLAVCVWKCS from the exons atggaagaagctgaggaggaaaaaaaggacgAGGCTGATTATAAAAGGCTTCACAGTTTTCCTCTGATTAGG CACTCGGACATGCCGGAGGAGATGCGCGTGGAGACCATGGAGCTGTGCGTCACAGCCTGTGAGAAGCATGCCACCAACAATGAG AGCGCTGCCAAGATGATCAAAGAGACCATGGACAAGAAATTTGGGTCCTCCTGGCATGTGGTGATTGGGGAAGGTTTTGGCTTTGAGATCACTCACGAGGTGAAGAACCTGCTGTACATGTTCTTTGGTGGCAGCCTGGCCGTGTGCGTCTGGAAGTGCTCCTGA
- the NPTXR gene encoding neuronal pentraxin receptor, which yields MLAFLGAIICIIASVHPAGTAAPAAAADNDSAAAALLPAADKGLGALHGPAEALASAGPRLPGGPPLFSRFVCTPLSTECPATGTGTAAGSAAGPEELLALRSAAAQLRRTALEQKERIRMDQETIRELTGKLSRCEGGLRSPPGAAPPAAAGLRAAPRPGTMGHPPDEPPAVRELEEAVRTLQDRIDRIEQELPARTNGSAPTAPALARDALHSKMEQLEEQLLSKILTLQKERQAASTDRSQQQHNIEKELSSLQNRVTELEHGPLGYSPPDAFKVTIPVQNNYMYARVKKSLPELYAFTICMWLKSKALAGIGTPFSYSVPSQANEIVLLEWGSNPLELLINDKVAQLPLSLKDKAWHHVCVAWTTRDGKWSAYQDGEQRGAGENLASWHSIRPQGVIILGQEQDTLGGRFDATQAFVGELAQFGVWDHMLAPAEILALANCTSHLQGNVIQWDDQAVEVFGGASKAGFAACEEGRKA from the exons ATGCTGGCTTTCCTCGGGGCCATCATCTGCATCATCGCCAGCGTCCACCCGGCCGGCaccgccgcgcccgccgccgccgccgacAATGActcggccgccgccgccctccTGCCCGCCGCCGACAAGGGGCTGGGAGCGCTGCACGGCCCCGCCGAGGCGCTGGCCAGCGCCGGGCCGCGCCTGCCGGGGGGGCCGCCGCTCTTCAGCCGCTTCGTCTGCACCCCGCTGAGCACCGAGTGCCCGgccaccggcaccggcaccgccgccggcagcgccgccggccccgaggaGCTGCTGGCGCTGCGGAGCGCGGCGGCCCAGCTGCGCCGCACGGCGCTGGAGCAGAAGGAGCGGATCCGCATGGACCAGGAGACCATCCGGGAGCTCACGGGCAAGCTCAGCCGCTGCGAGGGCGGCCTGCGGAGCCCCCCCGGTGccgcgccccccgccgccgccgggctccgcgccgccccgcgccccggcACCATGGGCCACCCTCCCGACGAGCCGCCCGCCGTGcgggagctggaggaggctgtCCGCACCCTCCAAGACCGAATCGACCGGATAGAG caggagctgccagcccgCACCAATGGCTCAGCACCCACTGCCCCGGCCCTTGCCCGTGATGCCCTCCACTCCAagatggagcagctggaggagcagctcctttCCAAGATCCTGACCCTGCAGAAGGAGCGCCAGGCCGCCAGCACTGAccgcagccagcagcagcacaacatcgagaaggagctgagctccctccagaACCGGGTGACGGAGCTGGAGCACG GACCACTGGGCTACAGCCCTCCTGATGCCTTCAAGGTGACCATCCCTGTGCAGAACAACTACATGTATGCTCGTGTGAAGAAGAGCCTGCCAGAGCTGTACGCCTTCACCATCTGCATGTGGCTGAAGTCCAAGGCCCTGGCAGGCATTGGCACCCCCTTCTCCTACTCTGTCCCGAGCCAAGCCAACGAGATTGTGCTGTTGGAGTGGGGCTCCAaccccctggagctgctcatcaaCGACAAG GTTGCCCAGCTGCCGCTGAGTCTGAAGGACAAGGCCTGGCACCACGTTTGTGTGGCATGGACCACCCGGGATGGCAAGTGGTCAGCGTACCAGGACGGGGAGCAGCGGGGTGCCGGTGAGAACCTGGCCTCCTGGCATTCCATCAGGCCCCAGGGCGTCATCATCCTGGGTCAGGAGCAG GACACCCTAGGGGGACGCTTTGATGCCACACAGGCCTTCGTGGGAGAGCTGGCGCAGTTTGGCGTGTGGGACCACATGCTGGCACCAGCAGAGATCCTGGCCTTGGCTAACTGCACCTCCCACCTCCAAGGGAATGTGATCCAGTGGGATGACCAGGCGGTGGAGGTCTTTGGAGGTGCCAGCAAGGCAGGCTTTGCCGCCTgcgaggaagggaggaaggcgTGA